The following are from one region of the Nicotiana tomentosiformis chromosome 7, ASM39032v3, whole genome shotgun sequence genome:
- the LOC104107445 gene encoding mitochondrial import receptor subunit TOM40-1-like produces the protein MATLVPPTTTVPPACSKPAAVEPEKVDYSNLPCPIPYEEIHREALMSLKPELFEGLRFDFTKGLNQRFSLSHSVLMGPTELPSQSTETIKIPTAHYEFGANFIDPKLMLFGRVLTDGRVNARVKCDLSENLTLKANGQLTGEPHMSHGMVNFDYKGKDHRSQFQLGNGALFGASYIQSVTPHLSLGGEVFWAGQHRKSGIGYAARYNTDKMVATGQVASTGMVALSYVQKVSEKVSLASDFMYNYMSRDVTASFGYDYILRQCRLRGKIDSNGCVAAFLEERLNMGLNFILSAEVDHKKKDYKFGFGLTVGE, from the exons ATGGCCACTCTCGTTCCTCCTACAACCACTGTTCCTCCAGCTTGTTCTAAACCGGCGGCTGTCGAACCGGAGAAAGTTGATTATTCGAACTTGCCTTGCCCTATTCCCTATGAAGAAATTCACCGCGAAGCTCTCA TGTCTTTAAAGCCAGAACTTTTTGAAGGATTGCGCTTTGATTTCACCAAAGGACTTAATCAGAGATTTTCACTCAGTCACAG TGTACTTATGGGCCCCACAGAACTTCCTTCTCAGTCTACAGAGACGATCAAAATTCCAACAGCTCACTATGAGTTTGGTGCTAACTTTATAGATCCGAAG CTGATGCTTTTCGGCAGAGTATTGACAGATGGAAGGGTTAATGCTAGAGTGAAGTGTGATTTATCTGAGAATCTTACCTTGAAGGCGAATGGTCAG TTGACCGGTGAGCCACACATGTCGCATGGCATGGTTAATTTCGACTACAAG GGAAAAGATCACAGGTCCCAATTTCAACTTGGAAATGGTGCATTATTTGGAGCCAGCTACATCCAG AGTGTCACTCCACATTTGTCTCTGGGTGGGGAAGTATTCTGGGCTGGTCAGCACCGGAAATCTGGCATTGGTTATGCTGCTCGCTATAATACTGATAAGATG GTTGCCACTGGGCAAGTTGCTAGCACCGGTATGGTCGCACTGAGCTATGTTCAGAAAGTTTCTGAAAAG GTCTCTCTTGCATCAGACTTTATGTACAACTACATGTCCAGAGATGTCACGGCAAGTTTTGGTTATGATTACATCCTCCGGCAG TGTCGTCTTAGAGGTAAAATTGATTCAAATGGCTGCGTTGCTGCTTTCCTGGAAGAGCGCTTGAACATGGGTCTTAATTTCATTCTTTCAGCTGAG GTTGACCATAAAAAGAAAGACTACAAGTTTGGTTTCGGGCTTACAGTGGGAGAATAG